A single Fusarium oxysporum Fo47 chromosome IV, complete sequence DNA region contains:
- a CDS encoding S-adenosyl-L-methionine-dependent methyltransferase, whose protein sequence is MPAPEIPNLLNSLRGSRGGRGRGRGRGGHASSAVTHDATIQGTDTDASVSRLSAVDLGYLYDPYAQYFVQSGDGPVARRLPIINRGTYTRTISLDTLIESFLDGDKDSEQGSGPKQVVSLGAGTDTRPFRLFFSESRPGLVYHELDFEVVTSKKLRTVQATPKLRNILKDAAQLTEHSWSAKPTGCEYYCHGQDLRGFSQSKTPKEDDGTEATTKESPEISLPGLRTDIPTLLLSECCLCYLTATEASDVINFFGSRIPNLGTIIYEPIRPDDAFGKMMVSNLAARRIQMPTLQMYHTPEDQRARMSRAGFGKVYHMTIEDIWQNWVSADEKRRVDSLEGLDEVEEWKLLAAHYIVVWASKGEGFESWASVRGCT, encoded by the exons ATGCCCGCCCCCGAGATACCAAACCTTCTAAATTCTCTCCGCGGTTCtcgaggagggagaggccGTGGTAGAGGCAGAGGAGGTCACGCCTCATCAGCTGTTACTCACGATGCTACCATCCAAGGCACAGATACTGATGCTTCGGTGTCGAGGCTGAGCGCTGTTGATTTGGGGTATCTTTATGATCCGTATGCTCAGTACTTTGTGCAGAGTGGCGATGGGCCGGTGGCAAGACGACTTCCTATAATCAATCGAG GAACATATACCCGCACCATCTCTCTGGACACTCTTATCGAGTCGTTTCTGGACGGCGATAAAGATAGTGAACAAGGCTCAGGACCGAAACAGGTTGTATCTTTGGGCGCTGGTACTGATACAAGACCGTTTCGACTATTCTTTTCAGAGTCGCGTCCTGGATTGGTCTATCATGAGCTTGATTTTGAGGTTGTCACCTCAAAGAAATTGCGGACTGTACAAGCGACGCCCAAGTTGAGAAATATCTTGAAGGATGCTGCTCAGTTGACTGAACACTCCTGGTCCGCTAAACCGACTGGATGCGAATACTACTGCCACGGCCAAGACTTGAGAGGGTTCTCTCAGTCAAAAACACCGAAAGAGGATGATGGGACAGAAGCAACAACGAAAGAAAGCCCCGAGATCTCTCTTCCTGGTCTACGAACCGATATCCCAACACTGCTTCTCTCAGAGTGCTGTCTCTGCTATCTCACCGCCACCGAAGCCTCAGATGTAATCAACTTCTTCGGCTCACGGATACCCAATCTCGGCACCATCATCTACGAACCAATCCGTCCAGACGACGCCTTTGGCAAGATGATGGTGTCGAACCTAGCAGCGCGTCGCATCCAAATGCCCACTCTTCAGATGTACCATACACCGGAAGACCAACGGGCAAGAATGAGCAGAGCTGGATTTGGCAAGGTGTATCATATGACGATTGAGGATATCTGGCAGAATTGGGTATCGGCGGATGAAAAGCGGCGTGTGGATTCACTGGAGGGGttggatgaggttgaggagtgGAAGTTATTGGCGGCGCATTACATCGTTGTTTGGGCTTCGAAAGGGGAGGGATTTGAAAGTTGGGCTAGCGTAAGAGGCTGTACTTGA
- a CDS encoding transcription initiation factor IID, 18kD subunit-domain-containing protein — protein sequence MAESRDSKSYKYRQEISQMMYVSGETAEPPVETTSIIEDIVRQQVIELLRNCTELASRRGSKSISINDLIFQIRHDQAKVSRLRTFLSWKDVRKNVKDSDDKGADADIAAGDDPVAAGDNTTDEAAKKNKKAKVGLPWEPSSYYNVEVPEREEEEDEEEEEMNYITLQRLRKADERTKAMTKEEYVTWSEYRQASFTYRKGKRFREWAGFGIVTDSKPSDDIVDILGFLTFEMVQTLTEMALKVKEQEDLVRAQNGGDNVGNAKKRKHEGALFDFPSEGKTPIEPRHVQEGSRRLQQRPKKSRAMLNGTRIAQHTPLNIF from the exons ATGGCGGAATCAAGAGATAGCAAGTCGTACAAATATCGCCAGGAGATCAGTCAAATGATGTACGTCTCCGGCGAAACCGCAGAACCACCCGTCGAAACAACAAGTATCATCGAAGATATCGTCCGCCAACAAGTCATCGAACTC CTGCGAAACTGCACCGAACTCGCTTCGCGTCGCGGTTCTAAatccatcagcatcaacgaTCTCATCTTCCAAATCCGCCATGACCAAGCAAAAGTCTCACGTCTGCGCACATTCCTCTCGTGGAAAGACGTGCGAAAGAACGTGAAAGATTCTGATGACAAAGGCGCTGATGCCGATATCGCTGCTGGTGATGACCCTGTGGCTGCGGGTGATAACACAACGGATGaggcagccaagaagaacaaaaaggCCAAAGTCGGGTTACCGTGGGAGCCTTCGTCGTACTACAACGTTGAGGTACCTGAGcgcgaggaggaagaggatgaagaggaggaggagatgaacTACATCACACTGCAGCGTCTGCGCAAAGCAGATGAGCGCACCAAGGCCATGACAAAGGAGGAGTACGTTACATGGTCTGAATACCGCCAGGCATCGTTCACCTACCGCAAAGGCAAGCGATTCCGCGAGTGGGCAGGCTTCGGCATCGTGACAGACAGTAAACCCTCCGACGACATTGTCGACATTCTCGGCTTTCTCACCTTCGAGATGGTCCAGACCCTCACCGAGATGGCGCTTAAGGTCAAGGAGCAGGAAGATCTGGTGCGTGCTCAAAACGGAGGCGATAATGTTGGAAATGCAAAGAAGCGGAAGCATGAGGGCGCGTTGTTCGATTTTCCTAGTGAGGGAAAGACGCCAATCGAGCCTCGCCATGTTCAAGAAGGATCACGAAGATTGCAGCAGAGGCCAAAGAAGTCGAGGGCCATGCTCAACGGCACCAGAATTGCACAACACACGCCGCTCAACATCTTCTAG
- a CDS encoding AP complex, mu/sigma subunit → MLSFILIQNRQGKTRLAKWYAPFSDEQKIKLKGEVHRLVAPRDQKYQSNFVEFRNNKIVYRRYAGLFFCACVDTNDNELAYLEAIHFFVEVLDAFFGNVCELDLVFNFYKVYAILDEVFLAGEIEETSKQVVLTRLEHLDKLE, encoded by the exons ATGCTTTCCTTTATCCTCATCCAGAATCGACA GGGCAAGACTCGTCTCGCAAAATGGTACGCCCCTTTTAGCGACGAGCAAAAGATCAAGCTTAAAGGCGAAGTCCATCGCCTCGTCGCACCCCGCGATCAAAAATATCAGTCCAACTTTGTCGAGTTCCGAAACAACAAGATTGTTTACCGCCGCTACGCAGGTCTTTTCTTCTGCGCCTGCGTCGACACAAACGATAACGAGCTCGCCTACCTCGAGGCCATTCACTTCTTCGTCGAGGTCCTCGATGCCTTTTTCGGAAACGTCTGcgagcttgatcttgttttCAACTTTTATAAGGTCTATGCGATTCTTGACGAGGTGTTTTTGGCAGGCGAGATTGAGGAGACGAGTAAACAGGTTGTGCTTACACGGTTGGAGCATCTCGACAAGTTAGAATAA
- a CDS encoding regulator of Vps4 activity in the MVB pathway-domain-containing protein encodes MAPGASLITKLKVQLKLTIARLRMVQQRDEQLGKTARRAMAQLLEAGKEDSARIRVENIIRSDITSELHEMLELYCELLLARAGLMEGHTVDPGLEEAIQSLIYAAPKTEIKELATVRTLFAEKYGKDYVLAATENTDGKVNEKVVKKLSVTPPREELVVGYLEEIARAYGVDWPKREAVSPPPELLDDDDDDDDQGGQKQKVLETPLAADSKDPVLNTPVKKLAGGGPTSPLTVTPPRMTTDNIHPKVTLGSVELKPSKKAEPAARKGEPDGSIPDLGDLERRFAALKKR; translated from the exons ATGGCGCCAGGTGCTAGTCTTATA ACAAAGCTCAAAGTTCAGCTTAAGCTCACCATCGCGCGGTTGCGCATGGTTCAGCAGCGCGATGAACAGCTTGGAAAGACCGCGCGACGAGCCATGGCTCAGCTCCTCGAGGCCGGAAAGGAAGACTCAGCCCGCATTCGCGTCGAGAACATCATTCGATCCGATATCACCTCCGAGCTTCACGAGATGCTTGAACTTTACTGCGAATTGCTACTTGCTCGCGCTGGACTGATGGAGGGTCATACTGTTGATCCTGGTCTGGAGGAGGCTATCCAGAGTCTGATATATGCGGCGCCCAAGACGGAGATCAAAGAGTTGGCGACAGTGAGGACGCTATTCGCGGAGAAGTATGGGAAGGACTATGTGCTTGCGGCGACGGAGAATACGGATGGAAAGGTCAACGAGAAGGTCGTCAAGAAACTCAGCGTCACGCCCCCGCGCGAAGAGCTTGTGGTGGGATACCTGGAAGAAATCGCCAGAGCATACGGAGTAGACTGGCCCAAGCGGGAGGCAGTCTCACCACCCCCCGAACTccttgacgacgatgatgatgacgacgaccAAGGCGGCCAGAAACAAAAGGTTCTCGAAACACCTCTCGCAGCAGATTCCAAAGATCCAGTGTTAAACACACCAGTTAAGAAACTAGCTGGAGGCGGCCCCACAAGTCCTTTGACAGTGACACCGCCGCGGATGACGACTGACAACATACATCCCAAGGTGACGCTTGGTTCAGTAGAGTTGAAGCCTAGTAAGAAGGCGGAGCCTGCTGCGAGGAAGGGTGAGCCTGATGGATCGATTCCGGATCTTGGGGACTTGGAGAGAAGGTTTGCGGCGCTGAAGAAGCGATGA